One genomic segment of Occultella kanbiaonis includes these proteins:
- a CDS encoding LCP family protein: MATDPPVDGETDARPEPESGPRPKRKRLSRTRVALIVAAGLVVVLFGGLIATIAVIQNRVAANIDWIDDPFEGLTDRPSAGAGATEGATEAPAGAAVNILMLGSDSRISAGDPSQWSYGAQRTDAIMLVHIAGDRQSAQVMSIPRDSWVPIPGHGENKINAAFSFGGPALLIQTVEALTGVHIDHFAIADFESFAILTDELGGVEINLPNGLDNAGVTLAPGTHTLTGEQALAYARQRYDLPGGDFDRVARQQNWMRAMVSQAFRTDVLADPMQLTSLLDAVSSSLSLDEGFTVATMRDLALSLRDLRPGSMDYLTVPVEGTGRSPDGQQSIVVLDQARFDALMNAVATDAVSQYLAEHPDDVTILGSAVN, translated from the coding sequence ATGGCCACAGATCCACCGGTCGACGGCGAGACCGACGCGCGTCCCGAGCCCGAGAGCGGACCGCGTCCGAAGCGGAAGCGGCTCAGCCGCACGCGGGTCGCCCTGATCGTGGCCGCCGGCCTGGTCGTCGTGCTGTTCGGCGGGCTCATCGCCACCATCGCGGTGATCCAGAACCGGGTGGCGGCGAACATCGACTGGATCGACGACCCGTTCGAAGGCCTGACCGATCGGCCCAGCGCCGGGGCCGGCGCCACGGAGGGCGCCACCGAGGCGCCGGCGGGGGCTGCCGTGAACATCCTCATGCTCGGGTCGGACAGCCGCATCTCCGCCGGTGATCCGAGTCAGTGGTCCTACGGCGCGCAGCGCACCGACGCGATCATGCTCGTCCACATCGCCGGCGACCGCCAGTCCGCCCAGGTCATGTCGATCCCCCGGGACTCCTGGGTGCCGATCCCCGGTCACGGCGAGAACAAGATCAACGCCGCATTCTCCTTCGGCGGGCCCGCGCTGCTGATCCAGACCGTCGAGGCCCTCACCGGTGTGCACATCGACCACTTCGCCATCGCGGACTTCGAGTCCTTCGCGATCCTCACCGACGAGCTCGGCGGCGTGGAGATCAACCTGCCGAACGGTCTCGACAACGCCGGCGTGACCCTGGCGCCGGGGACGCACACCCTCACCGGGGAGCAGGCGCTGGCCTACGCCAGGCAGCGCTACGACCTGCCCGGCGGCGACTTCGACCGGGTGGCCCGGCAGCAGAACTGGATGCGGGCGATGGTCTCGCAGGCGTTCCGCACCGATGTCCTCGCGGACCCGATGCAGCTGACGAGCCTGCTCGACGCCGTCTCCTCGAGCCTGTCCCTCGACGAGGGCTTCACGGTCGCGACCATGCGCGACCTCGCGCTCAGCCTGCGGGACCTGCGCCCGGGCTCGATGGACTACCTGACGGTCCCGGTGGAGGGCACCGGCCGCAGCCCGGACGGGCAGCAGTCGATCGTGGTCCTCGACCAGGCGCGTTTCGACGCCCTCATGAACGCCGTGGCCACCGATGCGGTGTCGCAGTACCTGGCCGAGCACCCGGACGACGTGACCATACTCGGCTCGGCAGTGAACTGA